TACCCCGGGTTGACGCGCGTCACGGCATCAGCTGATGGGCCTCGGCGAGCGCGCGCAGCTGGGCCTTGAGGCGCTCGTAGCGCTTCCGCAGCGCCGCGACCTCCCGCACCGACGGCGGCGCGGCGGCGGCGTCGCCGGCGAGCACGCGGGCGATGTCGGCCCAGGCCATGCCGCCGTCGAGCCGCAGCCCCAGCAGCAGCTGATCGTCGGGCTCGAGCGTGTCGCGCAGGGCCGCGAAGCCGTCCTTGACGTCGGTGCGCAGGTGGACCGCGGTGGTGGTGCGGACCTGGGCGACCAGCGCCGAGAGCTCGGGCACGTCGGACAGCGGCACCTGCCGGCGCTGGCGCTCGCGGTCCCGGGTCCAGCGGTGGAAGCCGTGGCGGGTGATCGTGTAGGCCCAGACCCGGAGCGAGCTGTCCCAGCGGAAGGCCGGCAGCCCGCGCCACAGGCTCTCGCACACCCGCGCGAAGATCTCGCTGGCGGCGTCGGCGTCGCGCGCGAGCCCGACCAGGAACCCGTACAGCTCGGGACCGTAGGCGCGGATCGCCGAGGTCGCGACCGCGTGGAGATCGCCGGCGTCGTGCGAGCGCCGCAGCTCGGCCTCGAGTACCTCGCGCTCGGCGGCGTCCATGCCTGGCGACCGTAGCACCCAATCGCGGGCCCCGGCCGGGGCCCGCGCTCGAGGTCGCCGCGGCGACCCGCCTGGCGATCGGCGCTCGCCGATCAGCGGTCGGCGGAGGGCGCGGCCGGCGCCACCGCCGCGGCCGGGGCGATCGCCGCGCACAGCGGGCACGCCCGCACGCCGTGGGGCACGTCGACGCGGTGGAGATCGAGCACCGCCCGCGAGATCTGGGCGAGCTCGCGCCGGACCGCGCGCCGCTCGCCGGCGACCCGCGCGATGGTCATGCGATCGTAGGCGGTGGTCTGGTGGCGCATCCACGCGATCACCGCGGCCTCGGCGCGCTCGGCCACCGGGATGCGCTGGGTCCGCGCGACCGTGCCGCTGCCGACCGGCGTGGCGTGGGCCGCGACCCGCGCCGCGACCACCCGCGCGACCGGGGCCCAGCACGGCGCGAACCGCAGGAACCCGTGGACCTCCTGCTCGAACGTGACGACGTACGCGGCCTGCGCGCGCTCGCGCCGCGCGACGTCGGCCACGCGCTTGCGGGCGTACCCGTCGGTGGCGCGCTCGGTGGCCAGCGCCGCGCGCGCGGCCTCGACGTTGGCGGCCGGCGCCCACAGGCCCTTCGAGAACGCCTTGCGCCCGCGCTGCTCGATCACCGCCCACGACGGCCCGGCCGCCTTCACGCGTCGGGTCAGGCCGGCGTCGCCCGGCGGCAGGCACACCCAGTCGGCCGGCGGCGATCGACGCGCGCCGTCGGGCGCGACGAACACCCGGGGATCCGCGGTCGGTGCCAGGACGAGCGTCTCGATCATCGCCGCGACCGTGCCTCAGGCCGCCGCGGCGCTCAACGGCTGAACGCGCCGACCGCCAGCCCGATCACCGCGGCGCCGATCCCCACACCCCCGGCGAGCCCGCCGCGATCGCGCTCGGCCACGCGCCGGCCGCCGACGCCGACGCCGACGCCGAACGCCCGGCGACGACCGAGGCGACGATCGCCGTGCCGATCGCGGCGTCCGTCAGCGGCGCCGCGGCGCCGGCCCGCGGCGGCGGCGTGAGCTGCGTGCCGGTGAAGCCGGCGGGGATCAGCTCGGCCACGGTCCAGGTCGCGCGCGCGGCGCCGGGGCCGACCGCGGTCACCGTCGTCGCGCTCGGCGTCGGCGCGAACTCGAGCATGGTCTGGCGGCACATGCCGCACGGCGACGCCGGCGGCGCGATGTCGGTGGCGACGACCAGCTCGGCGAAGTCGCGGTGGCCGGCCAGCGCCATCGCGGTCAGCGCGCTGCGCTCGGCGCAGACGCACAGGCCGTACGACGCGTTCTCGACGTTGGCGCCGGTGAACACCGCGCCGTCGCGCGTGCGCAGCGCGCAGCCGACCCGGAACTTCGAGTACGGCGCGTAGGCCTGGGCCTGGGCCGCGCGCGCCAGCGCCACCAGATCCGGCGTCGCGGCGGCGGCCTTGCGGCGCGCGGTCACGCCGCCCCCAGCTCGCCGCGGGTCACGAGCGCCGCGAGGATGCCGTCGAGCAGGCCCTCGAACGTCGCGCGCACCCGGGTGGCGGTCTCGGTGACCTCGTCGTGGGACAGCGCCGCGCCGGTGATGCCGGCGGCCTGGTTGGTGATGCACGAGACGCCGATCACCCGCGCGCCCATGTGCCGGGCGACGATCACCTCGGGCACGGTCGACATGCCGGTGGCGTCGGCGCCGACGATCTGCAGCATCCGCACCTCGGCCGGCGTCTCGTAGCACGGGCCCGGCATCGCCGCGTAGACACCCTCGGCCAGGGTCACGCCCTGCCCGACCGCGACCTCGCGCACCAGCGCGCGCAGCTCGGGCGCGTAGGCCGTGGTCATGTCGGGGAAGCGCGGGCCCAGGCGGTCGTCGTTGGGGCCGCGCAGCGGGTGATCGCGCAGGAAGTCGAGGTGATCGCGGATGAGCATCAGCGTGCCCGGCGCCCAGCTCGGGTTGATCCCGCCGGCGGCGTTGGTCACCACCAGCACGCGCGCGCCCAGCGCGACCAGCACCCGGGCCGGGAACGCGACCTCGGCCGCGCGGTGGCCCTCGTACAGGTGCACGCGGCCCTGCATCGCGACGCAGGTGGCGCCGCCCCGGGTCCCGACCACCAGCCGGCCGGCGTGGCCGTGGACCTTCGACACCGGGAAGCCCGGCAGCTCGCCGTAGTCGATCCGGACCGCGTCGTCGAGCCGGTCGGCGAACCCGCCCAGGCCCGAGCCGAGGATCAGGCCGACCTGCGGCGCGCGGCCGCCGAGGCGCGCGCGCACCACCGCGGCCGCGGCGTGGACGCGCTCGTACAGATCGTCGGGAGCGGAAGCGGTCATGCGGTCTCCTGGAGCGGGCGCGGTCAGCGCAGGATCTCGAGCACGCGCGAGGCCGGCGGCGGCGGCACCGCGTGATCGACGAGCGCGATCGCCGCCAGCACCCGCTGCCGGCACGCGTCGAGCCGCGCGTCGTCGTCGTCGCACCACGCCGTCGCCAGCAGATCGCCGGCGCCGACGCGGTCGCCCGGGCGCACCGCCAGCACCAGGCCGACCGCGGGATCGATCACGTCGTCCTTGGTCCGCCGGCCGGCGCCGAGCACCAGCGCCGCCATGCCGAGCTCGTCGGCGGCCATCGCCTCGATCACGCCGGCCCGGGCCGCGACGATCGGCACCCGCCGGCGCGGCTGCGGCAGCACGCGCTCGGGCGCGTCGCACACCGCCGGGTCGCCGCCCTGGGCCTCGACGACCTTGCGGAACACCGCCAGCGCCGAGCCGTCGTCGAGGGCGCGGCCGATCCGCGCCGCGGCCGCGTCGGGGTCGCGCTCGACCCCGGCCAGCACCAGCATCTCGGCGCCGAGCACGACCGTCAGCTCGCGGGTGTCGGCCGGGCCGCGCCCGCGCAGGCACTCGATCGACTCGGCGATCTCGAGGGCGTTGCCGATGTGCGTGCCGATCGGCGCGTCCATGTCGGTCAGCACGCAGGTGACGAGCTTGCCGGCGCCGCGGGCGATCGCCTGCATGGCCGCGCACAGCGCCTTGGCCCGGGCCACGTCCTTCATGAACGCGCCGGCGCCGACCTTGACGTCGAGCACCAGCCCGTCGATGCCCTCGGCCAGCTTCTTCGACATGATCGACGACGCGATCAAGGGGATCGACTCGACCGTGCCGGTGACGTCGCGCAGCGCGTACAGGCGCTTGTCGGCCGGCGCCACGCGCGCGGTCTGGCCGATCAGGCACACGCCCAGCTCGTCGACGAGCTGCGCGAACCGATCGGTGTCGAGGTCGACGCGGAAGCCGGGGATCGACTCGAGCTTGTCGAGCGTGCCGCCGGTGTGGCCGAGGCCGCGCCCCGACACCATCGGCACCGCCACGCCGCACGCCGCCACCGCCGGCGCCAGCGGGATCGAGATCTTGTCGCCGACGCCGCCGGTCGAGTGCTTGTCGATCTTGGGCCGGGCGATCGCCGACAGGTCGAGCACGTCGCCCGACCGCACCATCGCGTCGGCCCAGGCCGCCAGCTCGCGGTCGTCGAGGCCGCGGAAGAAGATGGCCATGAGCATGGCCGCGACCTGGTAGTCGGGGATCGAGCCGTCGGTGACGCCGGCGATGAAGCCGCGCAGCTCGGCGTCGGCCAACGCGCCGCCGTCGCGCTTGGCGCGGATCAGCTCGACCGGGAGACGGGTGGCCGTGGTCATGGGCGAGCGCCTCGGGAGCGCGGGGGGGGGGGGGGGGGGGGAGAGGGGGGGGAGGGGGGCGTGGGGGTGGTGGGGGGGGGGGGGAGGAGGGGGGGGGGGGGGGGGGGTGGGGCGCCGGCGCGAGGGCGCGACGGCGGAGGTTCGGCGACGAGCCCGTGTGGCTCAGTAGCCCTTCTTGTCGCCGTCGGTCTTGCCGGTGACGATCGCGACCGACGCCGACGCGCCGATCCGGTTGGCGCCGGCCTGGGCCATGCGCAGCACGTCCTCGGCGGTGCGCACGCCGCCCGAGGCCTTGACCCCGACGTCGGAGCCCACCACCGCGCGCATCAGCGCGACGTCCTCGACCGTGGCGCCGCCCTTGGCGAAGCCGGTCGAGGTCTTGACGAACGCGGCCCCGGCCAGCTTCGACAGCGCGCAGCCGATGACCTTCTGATCGTGCTCGAGCGTCGAGGTCTCGAGGATGACCTTGACCGCGGCCGGGGCCGCGGCCTTGACCACCCGGCAGATGTCCTCGAACACGGTCTCGTAGTCCTTGGACTTGAGCGCGCCCAGGTTGACGACCATGTCGATCTCGCGCGCGCCCTGGCGCACGGCGTCGCGGGCCTCGTAGGCCTTGGCGGTCGGGGTCATCGCGCCCAGCGGGAACCCGACCACGCAGCACACCATCACGTCGGTGCCGGCGAGCAGCGACCGCGCCAGCCCGACCCAGGTCGTGTTCACGCACACCGACGCGAACCGGTACTGCTTGGCCTCGGCGCACAGGGCGACGATGTCGTCGCGGGTGGCGTCGGGCCGGAGCAGCGTGTGGTCGATCAGCTTGGCCATGTCGGCCGGGACCGCGCCGACGCCGAGGGGCGCGCCGACCCGGAGCGCGCCGGCCCCCTCCATCGCGCGCACCGACCACGGCCGGCGGACCACGCACGAGCCGCAGCTCGCGCAGTCCTCGCCAGGCGCGGCGTCGTCGTGGCAGCTGCCGCGGTCGTTGGGCTTGACGACCGCGAGGCTCGGTCCGGCCAGGCGGGCCCGGACCTGTTCGGTGATCAGATCGACCAGGCGATCGACGTCGGACATGGGTTGGCCACTATATACGATGCCCCGGCGGCCGGGGGCCGGTCGGGGGTCAACGGGCCAGCGTCAGCGCGAGCCCGACCCGATCGCGGCCCACGATCGGCGCCACCTGCACGCGCCCGGCGCGGCGGCGCCGCACCAGCCCCGGCGTCTCCCACAGGTCCCACGCCGTCCACGCCACCGCGGCGACGCCGAGCAGCGCGCCGGCGCCGATCATCACGCCGCCGGTGGCCCGGGCGCCGGCGCACGCGTCGGTCTCGTTGCAGCCGAAGCCGATGACCAGCGCGCCGGTGACCACGCCGAGGCCGCCGACCACGATCATCGCCGGCCGCGCGACGCCGCCGACGAGCGCCCGGCGCCGGGCGCCGCCCGCCAGGAGCCCGGTCATCGGGCCGACGCCGAGGGTCAGCGTCGCGGCCGCCGCTGCGGCCAGCTTGCGCTCGTCGCGGCCGTCGTCGGCGGGCAGCCGATCCGCGCTCGACCACAGGTACGCGCCGGCGACCAGGCCCGCCGCGGTCACGCCCAGCCCGATCGCCTGCGCGGTCTCGGGCG
This genomic window from Myxococcales bacterium contains:
- a CDS encoding sigma-70 family RNA polymerase sigma factor; translated protein: MDAAEREVLEAELRRSHDAGDLHAVATSAIRAYGPELYGFLVGLARDADAASEIFARVCESLWRGLPAFRWDSSLRVWAYTITRHGFHRWTRDRERQRRQVPLSDVPELSALVAQVRTTTAVHLRTDVKDGFAALRDTLEPDDQLLLGLRLDGGMAWADIARVLAGDAAAAPPSVREVAALRKRYERLKAQLRALAEAHQLMP
- a CDS encoding DUF2293 domain-containing protein, producing MIETLVLAPTADPRVFVAPDGARRSPPADWVCLPPGDAGLTRRVKAAGPSWAVIEQRGRKAFSKGLWAPAANVEAARAALATERATDGYARKRVADVARRERAQAAYVVTFEQEVHGFLRFAPCWAPVARVVAARVAAHATPVGSGTVARTQRIPVAERAEAAVIAWMRHQTTAYDRMTIARVAGERRAVRRELAQISRAVLDLHRVDVPHGVRACPLCAAIAPAAAVAPAAPSADR
- the cdd gene encoding cytidine deaminase, translated to MTARRKAAAATPDLVALARAAQAQAYAPYSKFRVGCALRTRDGAVFTGANVENASYGLCVCAERSALTAMALAGHRDFAELVVATDIAPPASPCGMCRQTMLEFAPTPSATTVTAVGPGAARATWTVAELIPAGFTGTQLTPPPRAGAAAPLTDAAIGTAIVASVVAGRSASASASAAGAWPSAIAAGSPGVWGSAPR
- a CDS encoding purine-nucleoside phosphorylase, with protein sequence MTASAPDDLYERVHAAAAVVRARLGGRAPQVGLILGSGLGGFADRLDDAVRIDYGELPGFPVSKVHGHAGRLVVGTRGGATCVAMQGRVHLYEGHRAAEVAFPARVLVALGARVLVVTNAAGGINPSWAPGTLMLIRDHLDFLRDHPLRGPNDDRLGPRFPDMTTAYAPELRALVREVAVGQGVTLAEGVYAAMPGPCYETPAEVRMLQIVGADATGMSTVPEVIVARHMGARVIGVSCITNQAAGITGAALSHDEVTETATRVRATFEGLLDGILAALVTRGELGAA
- a CDS encoding thymidine phosphorylase → MTTATRLPVELIRAKRDGGALADAELRGFIAGVTDGSIPDYQVAAMLMAIFFRGLDDRELAAWADAMVRSGDVLDLSAIARPKIDKHSTGGVGDKISIPLAPAVAACGVAVPMVSGRGLGHTGGTLDKLESIPGFRVDLDTDRFAQLVDELGVCLIGQTARVAPADKRLYALRDVTGTVESIPLIASSIMSKKLAEGIDGLVLDVKVGAGAFMKDVARAKALCAAMQAIARGAGKLVTCVLTDMDAPIGTHIGNALEIAESIECLRGRGPADTRELTVVLGAEMLVLAGVERDPDAAAARIGRALDDGSALAVFRKVVEAQGGDPAVCDAPERVLPQPRRRVPIVAARAGVIEAMAADELGMAALVLGAGRRTKDDVIDPAVGLVLAVRPGDRVGAGDLLATAWCDDDDARLDACRQRVLAAIALVDHAVPPPPASRVLEILR
- the deoC gene encoding deoxyribose-phosphate aldolase produces the protein MEGAGALRVGAPLGVGAVPADMAKLIDHTLLRPDATRDDIVALCAEAKQYRFASVCVNTTWVGLARSLLAGTDVMVCCVVGFPLGAMTPTAKAYEARDAVRQGAREIDMVVNLGALKSKDYETVFEDICRVVKAAAPAAVKVILETSTLEHDQKVIGCALSKLAGAAFVKTSTGFAKGGATVEDVALMRAVVGSDVGVKASGGVRTAEDVLRMAQAGANRIGASASVAIVTGKTDGDKKGY